One region of Culex pipiens pallens isolate TS chromosome 2, TS_CPP_V2, whole genome shotgun sequence genomic DNA includes:
- the LOC120423320 gene encoding uncharacterized protein LOC120423320 — protein sequence MTSESGKQLRELVDGCKRHVSALNFHEFPMAGLADILVVNILASKLDIETRKVWETSIEHGEIPNYADTVKFLTTRSQVLERIELADNKLKKPVAAKTTKIPALKASSLAASVEYRCAFCGQEHQNHECGEYLKLDPKERYEKAKQTGVCFNCLKKGHITRRCSSTKTCKTCKKRHHSTLHLNETGVAVEQPLARSTQNSTTATPSAGPAGTTAVTASCVIYQQRALLCTAIVNILDDGGKALPCRVLLDCGSQVNLCTEKVASLLRLKRRSVNVDVKGVDGSTTRVTALVHINVQSRDNVYTSSLECLVINRITGTIPAKNIDISTWPVPAGLQLADPEFYRPQRVDMLIGVGQFFGLLKTGKVKLAESLPFLQETVFGWVVGGLADSTSWKYEVTRCNVAVQDAELNDLVERFWESEAVPTASRMSSEETACEQCYEQTHSRDPSGRYVVMLPFRGNVSQLGDSKQHALQRFSYLEKKLAKNADLKAAYCAFMEEYVRLGHCREIDPSKEEDGGYYLPHHAILKPSSSTTKLRTVFDASAQTSSGLSLNDTLMVGPTIQDPLFDIALRFRTYPYVFTADISKMYRMVRVHPDHTKFQRVFWRTNPSESLKTLELLTVTYGTASAPYLATRTLKQLAQDEGQAYPRAANILENDFYIDDALAGADTLKELLLARDELEELLEKGGFELHKRCSNSAEFLYTIPDERREKQVSFELSGVNEMIKTLGILWNPTSDQLLFRVALTDLTQPVSKRRILSEVARSFDPLGLQAPVCVTAKLILRQCWRKKVSWDEQLCKMLTDLWNKFRGGLRALMEVQIERRVIVPHKVALELHAFSDASLEAYGTCVYVRNILANNTAVAYLLCSKSHLAPKETIPKLELCGFRLMSRLVSRVVKALKVKFTRKVLYSDSTIVLGWLAKSPSELETYVANRVAEIHELTPRADYEYKYVRSSANPADLVSRGLFPEALIGNRFWFHGGFLEENDYQEDEMAIVVELPEVRVAAVVITDEQEEDYNRIFTRFSSFRKLQRVLAYVIRFCNKTRKRSTYGDNEKYPTIPELRSSLRSIVYMVQQQRMQTDIQEVLKKQGKPNERYTGRLRSLNPWVDTYGILRVNGRIKYANVSYEQRCPAILPAEHPVTEILIQAVHEENLHVGPSGTLSVLRQRYWILNGRNAIRAKLRKCVRCFKVDPSETKLFMGDLPSYRVTQAYPFERVGVDFAGPIYVRKGHPRKPVYCKAYVALFVCMVTKCIHIELVSNLTTDAFIAALHRFVARRGLPSDLYALLTQQLTKDALQEFCLPKEIRWHFIPPRSPHVGGLWEAGVKPAKHLIKRNAGETKLTEEEWSTLLTQIEGILNSRPLVPQTADPGDLNVITPGHLPPIQRDPGAGVRSTQAWNADTVAAPAEDAS from the exons ATGACATCTGAAAGTGGTAAACAACTCCGTGAGCTGGTGGACGGGTGCAAACGGCACGTAAGTGCTTTAAACTTCCACGAGTTCCCGATGGCTGGCCTTGCGGACATTCTGGTGGTCAACATTTTGGCGTCGAAGCTTGACATCGAGACGAGGAAAGTGTGGGAGACAAGCATCGAGCACGGCGAGATTCCGAACTACGCCGACACGGTGAAGTTTCTCACAACCCGGAGTCAAGTTTTGGAACGCATCGAGCTTGCTGACAACAAGCTGAAGAAGCCTGTCGCAGCAAAGACAACGAAGATTCCCGCACTGAAGGCATCGTCCCTGGCGGCGTCGGTCGAGTACCGGTGCGCATTTTGCGGACAGGAGCACCAGAACCACGAGTGCGGCGAATATCTCAAGCTGGATCCGAAGGAGCGCTACGAGAAGGCGAAGCAAACTGGAGTTTGTTTCAATTGCTTAAAGAAGGGGCACATTACGCGTCGCTGCTCCTCGACGAAGACGTGCAAGACCTGCAAGAAGCGGCACCATTCTACACTACATCTGAACGAAACGGGTGTCGCTGTCGAGCAGCCACTTGCACGATCCACGCAGAACTCCACGACGGCTACGCCGAGCGCAGGACCAGCCGGAACGACGGCGGTCACTGCCTCCTGTGTGATCTACCAACAACGAGCGCTTCTCTGCACGGCGATTGTGAACATCCTCGACGACGGTGGCAAGGCCCTGCCCTGCCGCGTACTGCTAGATTGCGGTTCACAAGTGAATCTGTGTACGGAGAAGGTCGCGTCGCTACTTCGACTGAAGCGACGAAGTGTGAACGTCGACGTCAAAGGTGTGGATGGTTCAACGACCAGGGTTACGGCCTTGGTGCACATCAACGTGCAGTCCCGAGACAACGTCTACACAAGCAGCTTGGAGTGTCTGGTGATCAACCGTATTACTGGAACCATACCTGCGAAGAACATCGACATCTCTACCTGGCCGGTACCCGCCGGCCTGCAGCTAGCGGATCCGGAGTTCTACCGCCCTCAACGGGTGGACATGCTGATTGGCGTCGGCCAATTCTTCGGTCTCCTGAAAACTGGTAAGGTCAAGCTGGCAGAGAGCCTGCCGTTTTTGCAGGAGACAGTGTTCGGATGGGTAGTCGGTGGCCTGGCCGACTCCACGAGCTGGAAGTACGAAGTGACCCGCTGCAACGTGGCGGTCCAAGACGCTGAGCTGAACGACCTCGTCGAACGGTTCTGGGAATCCGAGGCGGTGCCGACCGCTTCAAGGATGTCGTCGGAGGAGACGGCATGCGAGCAGTGCTACGAGCAGACCCACAGCCGTGACCCGAGCGGTCGCTACGTCGTGATGCTACCCTTCCGTGGCAACGTGAGTCAACTCGGCGACTCGAAGCAGCACGCACTACAACGCTTCTCGTACCTCGAGAAGAAACTAGCCAAGAACGCGGACCTGAAGGCGGCCTACTGCGCTTTCATGGAAGAGTACGTGCGCCTCGGCCACTGCCGCGAAATCGATCCGTCCAAGGAGGAAGATGGTGGGTACTACCTGCCCCACCATGCCATACTGAAGCCAAGTTCGTCCACCACCAAGTTGCGCACAGTTTTTGACGCCTCGGCACAAACGAGTTCCGGGCTCTCGCTCAACGACACCTTGATGGTCGGTCCAACCATTCAAGATCCGTTATTCGATATCGCCCTTCGATTCCGGACGTACCCGTACGTGTTTACGGCGGACATCTCGAAGATGTACAGAATGGTTCGTGTGCACCCCGACCACACGAAGTTTCAACGTGTGTTTTGGAGAACGAACCCTTCCGAGTCACTCAAAACGCTCGAACTGTTGACCGTCACTTACGGGACGGCATCAGCGCCATACCTGGCGACCCGCACGTTGAAACAGCTCGCCCAAGACGAAGGACAAGCCTACCCTCGCGCTGCCAATATTTTGGAGAACGATTTCTATATCGATGACGCACTTGCGGGTGCTGATACACTGAAGGAGTTGCTGCTGGCGCGCGACGAACTGGAGGAGCTGCTGGAGAAGGGAGGCTTTGAGCTCCACAAGCGGTGCTCCAATTCCGCCGAGTTTCTTTACACTATTCCAGACGAACGACGAGAGAAGCAAGTGTCATTCGAATTGAGTGGCGTGAACGAAATGATCAAGACTCTCGGCATATTGTGGAACCCCACCAGTGACCAACTGCTGTTCCGCGTCGCTCTCACTGACTTGACACAACCGGTTTCCAAACGTCGCATCCTGTCggaggttgccagatcttttgACCCGCTAGGTCTGCAAGCACCGGTTTGTGTCACCGCTAAATTGATCCTGCGTCAGTGTTGGCGAAAGAAAGTGTCTTGGGACGAGCAACTGTGCAAGATGCTTACGGATCTATGGAACAAATTTCGTGGTGGACTGCGAGCACTGATGGAGGTACAGATCGAGCGCCGAGTCATCGTGCCACACAAGGTGGCCCTGGAGCTGCACGCATTTTCGGATGCATCGCTGGAAGCTTACGGCACGTGCGTCTACGTGCGTAACATCCTGGCGAACAACACAGCAGTAGCCTACTTGCTGTGCAGCAAGTCGCACTTGGCGCCCAAAGAGACGATCCCGAAACTCGAACTGTGCGGCTTCCGGCTGATGTCAAGGTTGGTGTCCAGGGTAGTGAAAGCACTCAAGGTGAAATTCACTCGGAAGGTGCTGTACAGTGACTCGACGATTGTACTGGGATGGTTGGCCAAGTCCCCAAGCGAGCTCGAAACGTACGTGGCAAACCGAGTTGCCGAAATCCACGAGCTTACCCCGAGGGCCGACTACGAGTACAAGTACGTGCGAAGCAGCGCCAACCCCGCAGACCTCGTATCACGAGGACTCTTCCCGGAAGCACTGATTGGGAATCGCTTCTGGTTCCATGGCGGGTTCCTCGAAGAAAACGACTACCAAGAAGACGAGATGGCCATCGTAGTCGAACTACCCGAAGTACGAGTTGCAGCCGTTGTGATAACCGACGAACAAGAAGAAGACTACAACAGGATCTTCACACGGTTCAGCTCGTTCCGCAAACTACAACGAGTGCTAGCCTACGTGATTCGCTTTTGCAACAAGACCCGGAAGCGATCCACGTACGGAGACAACGAGAAGTACCCAACCATACCCGAACTACGATCGTCGCTGCGCTCGATTGTGTACATGGTCCAGCAGCAACGAATGCAGACAGACATCCAAGAAGTGCTGAAGAAGCAAGGCAAGCCGAACGAGAGGTACACTGGCCGACTACGAAGCTTGAATCCTTGGGTCGACACCTACGGCATTCTACGAGTCAACGGACGGATCAAGTACGCCAACGTGTCGTACGAGCAGCGGTGCCCGGCCATACTGCCTGCCGAGCATCCAGTAACGGAGATCCTGATTCAAGCTGTCCACGAGGAGAATCTGCACGTCGGACCGAGCGGAACTCTATCGGTTCTGCGGCAACGGTACTGGATCCTGAACGGACGAAACGCGATCCGCGCAAAGTTGCGGAAGTGCGTACGGTGCTTCAAGGTGGACCCGTCGGAGACCAAACTGTTCATGGGAGACCTGCCCAGCTACAGAGTGACCCAGGCCTACCCATTTGAACGAGTTGGCGTTGACTTCGCTGGACCAATCTACGTACGCAAAGGGCACCCGCGCAAACCAGTGTACTGCAAGGCGTACGTGGcattgtttgtgtgcatggtcACGAAGTGCATCCACATCGAGCTGGTGTCAAACTTAACGACGGATGCATTCATTGCCGCCCTGCACCGATTTGTCGCTCGTCGCGGCCTTCCCTCCGAC CTGTACGCGCTGCTGACGCAGCAGCTGACGAAGGATGCGCTTCAAGAGTTTTGCCTGCCCAAGGAAATTCGCTGGCATTTTATCCCACCACGGTCGCCGCACGTAGGAGGTTTGTGGGAAGCCGGCGTGAAGCCGGCGAAGCACCTGATCAAGCGGAACGCAGGTGAAACGAAGCTGACAGAAGAGGAGTGGTCCACACTACTAACGCAGATTGAAGGCATACTTAACTCGCGGCCGTTGGTGCCGCAGACGGCGGACCCTGGTGACCTCAACGTGATCACGCCCGGTCATTTGCCGCCCATTCAACGCGATCCCGGAGCCGGCGTACGATCAACTCAAGCCTGGAACGCTGACACGGTGGCAGCACCTGCAGAAGATGCGAGCTGA